Proteins from a single region of Bartonella sp. M0283:
- a CDS encoding CbtB-domain containing protein, giving the protein MSIKTAHAPQTIFVPEKTIPVKAILPWAIFGGLICLIALYFITTEQGALSLFSGTTIHEFVHDGRHLLGFPCH; this is encoded by the coding sequence ATGTCTATTAAAACGGCGCATGCGCCGCAAACCATATTTGTTCCGGAAAAAACCATTCCGGTCAAAGCCATTTTGCCATGGGCTATATTTGGCGGTCTTATTTGCCTCATCGCCCTTTATTTCATCACCACAGAGCAAGGTGCATTGTCGCTTTTCAGCGGCACCACCATTCATGAATTCGTTCATGATGGGCGCCATCTTCTCGGTTTTCCATGTCACTGA
- a CDS encoding ABC transporter permease subunit yields the protein MSANTSSDTLVAEATRKPFGEFLRRFARQKAAIVALVFLLLLIGSAIFAPLFMTLDPNSADYNAILQGSSAAHWAGTDEYGRDIFTRIIYGGRISLAVGFLSVTLGGLVGVFLGILAGFYGGFLDSLIMRISDVLFAFPGILLAIAVIAILGPGIDNVIYAVAVFSVPVFARLSRGTTLSMKKAVYIDAARAIGVSDHMIVLRHLLPGTLPNVIVYFSMRIGTSILTAASLSFIGLGAQPPSSEWGAMLAAGRSYMGVADHLTLYPGIAIFVTVLAFNVFGDGLRDALDPKIDVN from the coding sequence ATGAGTGCGAACACTTCATCCGATACACTTGTTGCCGAGGCAACGCGCAAGCCCTTCGGCGAATTTTTGCGTCGTTTCGCGCGCCAGAAAGCCGCGATTGTGGCACTTGTTTTTCTGCTTTTGTTGATCGGCTCGGCTATTTTCGCTCCCTTGTTCATGACGCTTGATCCCAATAGTGCCGATTATAATGCCATTTTGCAGGGGTCATCTGCCGCCCACTGGGCGGGAACCGATGAATACGGACGCGATATATTTACCCGCATCATTTATGGCGGGCGTATCTCTCTGGCTGTCGGTTTTCTGTCGGTTACACTTGGCGGTCTTGTCGGGGTGTTTCTGGGAATTCTCGCAGGCTTTTATGGCGGCTTTCTTGACTCGCTTATTATGCGCATTTCCGATGTGCTGTTTGCTTTTCCCGGCATTTTGCTTGCCATTGCCGTCATCGCCATTCTGGGACCGGGAATTGATAATGTGATTTATGCGGTAGCCGTGTTTTCCGTACCGGTTTTTGCCCGCCTTTCGCGCGGTACCACGCTTTCGATGAAAAAGGCTGTTTATATTGATGCGGCGCGTGCCATCGGTGTTTCCGATCATATGATTGTATTGCGCCATTTGCTGCCGGGAACCTTGCCCAACGTGATTGTCTATTTTTCCATGCGTATCGGCACATCTATTTTAACCGCAGCAAGCCTTTCCTTTATCGGCCTTGGTGCCCAACCACCAAGCTCCGAATGGGGGGCAATGCTTGCAGCAGGGCGCAGCTATATGGGCGTTGCCGACCACCTCACCCTTTATCCGGGTATTGCAATTTTCGTTACGGTTTTGGCCTTCAATGTTTTTGGCGATGGCTTGCGTGACGCGCTTGATCCAAAAATCGACGTCAATTGA
- a CDS encoding flavodoxin family protein, with product MVYHGGFGHTEKLAHLVEKGAKEVQNAETFLIRLDDKTADWTLLEKVDAIIFGSPTYNGTVSARFKQFMEDSTGPAFVEQKWRNKIAAGFTNLGAEHGDKLNSLMTMSLFAAQHAMIWVNLGLLSGKTRNDLNGIGSWLGAMAQSDNASPNVTRKIEDLNTAKYLGHHVAEITKQFCNGR from the coding sequence ATTGTTTATCATGGTGGCTTCGGGCACACGGAAAAATTGGCACACTTAGTCGAAAAGGGAGCGAAAGAAGTACAAAATGCCGAAACGTTTTTGATCAGGCTTGATGACAAAACGGCCGATTGGACCCTGCTTGAAAAAGTCGATGCGATCATTTTTGGCTCGCCCACCTATAATGGTACGGTGAGTGCACGTTTCAAACAATTCATGGAAGATTCAACCGGTCCGGCTTTTGTCGAACAGAAATGGCGCAACAAGATTGCGGCAGGTTTTACCAATTTGGGAGCCGAACATGGCGACAAGCTCAACAGTTTGATGACAATGAGCCTTTTTGCCGCTCAACATGCGATGATATGGGTCAATCTCGGTCTGCTTTCCGGTAAAACACGCAATGATCTTAATGGTATCGGAAGCTGGCTCGGCGCTATGGCGCAGTCGGATAATGCTTCACCGAATGTCACACGAAAAATAGAAGATTTAAACACAGCCAAATATCTCGGACATCATGTGGCGGAAATTACCAAACAATTTTGTAACGGCAGATAA
- a CDS encoding CbtA family protein: MMGSLLYRGMLVGLVAGLIAFGFARLYGEPYVDRAIAFEESHEAAEEAQSGHSHEAEEEVVSRKTQAGFGLLTALVVFGAGAGGLFSCFCSYAFGRLGKLNIMATSLIISASAFISVVLVPQLKYPSNPPAVGQPETIVSRTEDYFALILVSLLAMVLVYVAANRLKAKFGGLNAAIIAMIGYAVFMGLVYFIMPVVNEVPADFSADVLWHFRIATFGIQAILWLILGVGFGYLAERHMKKL, encoded by the coding sequence ATAATGGGTTCACTCCTTTATCGGGGCATGCTTGTCGGCCTCGTTGCCGGTCTTATTGCGTTCGGATTTGCCCGCCTTTACGGCGAGCCTTATGTTGATCGTGCCATTGCTTTTGAAGAATCCCATGAAGCGGCAGAGGAAGCACAAAGCGGTCATTCCCATGAAGCTGAAGAAGAAGTTGTTAGCAGAAAAACACAGGCCGGTTTTGGCCTTTTGACTGCACTTGTGGTTTTTGGTGCGGGTGCCGGCGGGCTTTTTTCCTGTTTTTGCAGCTATGCCTTCGGCCGTTTGGGAAAATTGAACATCATGGCTACAAGTCTCATAATTTCGGCTTCTGCCTTTATCTCGGTGGTATTGGTGCCGCAGTTGAAATATCCATCCAACCCGCCAGCGGTCGGGCAACCCGAAACCATTGTTTCGCGTACCGAAGACTATTTCGCGCTTATTCTGGTGTCACTTCTTGCCATGGTTCTGGTTTATGTTGCGGCAAACCGGCTTAAAGCAAAATTCGGCGGGCTTAATGCGGCGATTATTGCCATGATCGGCTATGCCGTATTCATGGGCTTAGTCTATTTCATTATGCCGGTTGTCAACGAAGTTCCGGCCGATTTTTCGGCTGATGTTTTGTGGCATTTCCGCATTGCGACTTTCGGTATTCAAGCCATATTGTGGCTGATACTCGGTGTCGGTTTCGGTTATCTCGCCGAAAGACATATGAAAAAACTTTAG
- a CDS encoding SIR2 family protein gives MRFFANGPSIPDELLWERDEGKVVFFCGAGISIQYAGLPDFFGLANKVADYLEADKDSAAYQLIHQRDGNEKNNVVGGSVSADYIFGLLERDFFQKDIEEAVASALNPEKQDSPKKSEYLKAHRILLDLATNRHGKIRLVTTNFDRLFEQCRKKLKIWQPPKLPDPSRVDEMDGVVYLHGLATKDYKGAEGDGFILSTSQFGKAYLAEGWATQFIRQILDNYTIVFVGYSADDPPVQYLLEALHKMEGTHYKIYAFQSDDGEEVINRWKFKGVMPICFPAGDYKILWKTLEAWAKRARNPDKWYEQVIKKFASNPRALQPFERGQIAHIVSSSEGAKKFAEAKPVPSAEWLYVFDNSCRNTIPDQVNPSSSNKNFMGIHILYGLDSDKSPQDSDLGYNEQMVRTFFWKSWDAFDINSRDHASVDIQNINALQNNVSQLVNRLEQLTLWFTKVLDQPAALFWAVIKFSLNQIIINVISRELVNHSRTINPLIRQRWQLIVSAWEKRTYFRNALSISPWKNGEWNATVVEQFEKLTRPYFSVKSTIYLQPIPQKLKINRKNVNQFAPVAIEYPYSDQPLDIPDKWCYAFLKALRRNLEIAILYEKEIGRYGQLPLQPIVCDKEDNNSSKRTPDLSGMIIYFARLFDQLCKIDPSAAKFEFLSWPRNDDIVFVHLRIWAAGKPEIVANDEFGQFISSLSDETIRNCQHEDDLLSILAKRWVKLDSFTRSMIEKRLLENTPHFTGKDQLIRKKRRAWLSLNRFQRLIDEGCELSVETQKKAQKLHSILPEWTEERARAAEQLTNGGFIVANTDYTALLNIPLSKLLAKVERTRQGWDDFRIVNRPFEELVKDKPVRAFSALCLEGKKGIFREWAWQKFLYSEARKADQNRFKLLIANRLLNYSDEQIAIIIKPVGYWLDDNAGKLEKNYLPVFFRLANRLVKILQVQPDKGKSSIKLSIDKFNEAINAPAGMMARALLTEPFKQNLGDKSFHKEWFGLIESLLKLPDVSRQYVLVILFTEINWFFQTDKDWTQKHLLPIFHSSKSIDRDAAWSGFLEIRELPCTEIFKTIKDDLFTIVKTLPAFYLKNIDRYAKIILDLWDNTDDNTEEKLITDEELHDLLLKSNNRFRIIISSHLKSEFRRNNNPSDQSKLCLAKLLKIWPKQIKAWSPEVSAIFCELLLWSGAQFPILLKLVINHLNKIYDINQLDFGDITTPYFGNKIIQDYPKELLELLFKVLPNDTRQHATRQRPFKIAEILQKIVESDNSLETDERYIELKRRYSI, from the coding sequence GTGCGATTCTTTGCCAACGGACCATCTATTCCCGATGAATTATTGTGGGAGAGAGATGAAGGCAAAGTGGTCTTTTTCTGTGGTGCCGGTATATCAATACAATATGCAGGCTTGCCCGATTTTTTTGGCCTCGCAAATAAAGTGGCTGACTATCTTGAAGCTGATAAAGACAGCGCGGCCTATCAGCTAATCCACCAACGCGATGGAAACGAAAAAAATAATGTTGTCGGTGGTTCTGTATCGGCTGACTATATTTTTGGCCTGTTGGAGAGAGATTTTTTTCAAAAAGATATTGAAGAGGCTGTTGCATCAGCTCTGAATCCCGAAAAACAAGATTCTCCCAAAAAGTCGGAATACCTGAAAGCACACAGAATTTTGCTCGATCTGGCAACAAATAGACACGGAAAAATTCGATTGGTTACGACAAATTTTGACCGCCTATTTGAACAATGCCGGAAAAAGCTCAAAATCTGGCAGCCGCCAAAATTGCCTGATCCTTCACGCGTCGACGAGATGGATGGGGTTGTTTATCTCCATGGGCTTGCAACGAAAGATTATAAAGGCGCAGAAGGCGACGGATTTATTCTTTCTACATCCCAGTTCGGGAAAGCTTATCTTGCCGAAGGTTGGGCAACGCAGTTCATTCGCCAAATTCTTGATAATTACACAATTGTCTTTGTCGGCTACAGTGCTGACGACCCGCCGGTGCAATATTTGCTTGAAGCGTTACACAAAATGGAAGGAACGCATTATAAAATTTATGCTTTCCAGTCGGATGATGGAGAAGAAGTGATCAATCGCTGGAAATTCAAAGGTGTGATGCCGATTTGTTTTCCTGCGGGCGATTATAAGATTTTATGGAAAACGCTTGAAGCCTGGGCGAAAAGAGCGCGCAATCCCGACAAGTGGTATGAACAGGTCATCAAAAAATTTGCGAGTAACCCTCGCGCGCTACAACCTTTTGAACGCGGGCAGATTGCGCATATTGTTTCATCAAGTGAAGGGGCAAAAAAATTTGCAGAAGCAAAACCGGTTCCTTCGGCAGAATGGCTTTATGTCTTTGACAACTCTTGTCGTAATACAATCCCCGATCAAGTAAATCCATCATCTTCGAATAAAAATTTTATGGGTATACATATTCTATACGGTCTTGATTCTGATAAATCGCCTCAAGACTCCGATCTCGGTTATAACGAGCAGATGGTGCGAACATTCTTTTGGAAATCTTGGGATGCTTTTGATATTAACTCACGTGACCATGCGTCTGTAGACATTCAAAACATAAATGCATTACAAAACAATGTTTCGCAACTTGTCAATCGTCTTGAACAATTAACGTTATGGTTTACGAAAGTACTTGATCAGCCTGCTGCTTTATTTTGGGCTGTAATTAAATTTTCGTTAAACCAAATCATCATAAACGTAATTTCACGTGAATTAGTGAATCATTCGCGAACTATTAATCCCCTTATTCGTCAACGATGGCAACTGATAGTATCAGCGTGGGAAAAACGTACCTATTTTCGTAATGCTTTATCTATTTCACCATGGAAAAACGGCGAGTGGAATGCAACAGTTGTTGAACAATTCGAAAAACTAACGCGCCCTTATTTTTCTGTAAAATCTACTATATATCTCCAACCAATTCCGCAAAAACTCAAGATTAACAGAAAAAATGTCAACCAATTTGCACCAGTCGCTATTGAATATCCCTATTCCGATCAACCACTCGATATTCCTGATAAGTGGTGTTATGCGTTTCTGAAAGCACTACGGAGAAATTTGGAAATTGCAATATTGTACGAAAAGGAAATCGGCAGATATGGTCAATTACCTCTCCAACCGATTGTTTGTGACAAAGAAGATAACAACTCTTCTAAAAGAACACCTGATCTTTCCGGCATGATCATATATTTTGCGAGACTTTTTGATCAACTATGTAAAATTGATCCTTCTGCGGCAAAATTTGAATTTTTGTCATGGCCGCGAAATGACGATATTGTCTTTGTCCATTTAAGAATATGGGCAGCAGGAAAGCCGGAAATCGTTGCCAATGATGAATTCGGGCAGTTTATCTCATCCCTTTCAGATGAAACAATTCGTAATTGCCAACATGAAGATGACTTATTGTCAATTTTGGCAAAACGCTGGGTAAAATTGGATAGTTTCACCCGCTCTATGATTGAAAAGAGGTTACTTGAAAATACACCGCATTTTACTGGAAAAGATCAACTTATCCGAAAAAAACGCCGCGCTTGGCTAAGCTTAAATCGTTTTCAGCGCTTAATAGATGAGGGATGTGAATTATCGGTAGAAACACAAAAAAAAGCTCAAAAACTGCATTCCATTTTACCTGAATGGACTGAAGAAAGAGCACGTGCCGCGGAACAACTCACAAATGGCGGATTTATAGTAGCCAATACAGATTATACTGCTTTATTAAACATTCCGCTTTCAAAGCTGTTGGCCAAAGTTGAAAGAACTCGACAGGGATGGGATGATTTTCGCATTGTTAATAGGCCGTTCGAGGAATTGGTAAAAGATAAGCCGGTACGTGCTTTTTCTGCATTATGCCTTGAAGGCAAAAAAGGTATTTTTCGAGAATGGGCATGGCAGAAATTTTTGTATTCGGAAGCTCGCAAAGCCGATCAAAACCGCTTCAAACTTTTAATTGCCAATCGTCTTCTTAATTATTCGGATGAACAGATCGCTATAATTATTAAACCTGTTGGTTACTGGCTTGATGATAATGCAGGTAAACTTGAAAAAAATTATCTACCCGTTTTTTTTCGTCTTGCAAACAGACTTGTGAAAATATTGCAAGTGCAGCCTGATAAAGGCAAATCGAGCATCAAATTAAGTATTGACAAGTTTAACGAAGCTATCAATGCGCCTGCAGGAATGATGGCGCGAGCACTTTTAACCGAACCTTTTAAACAGAACCTTGGTGATAAATCTTTTCATAAAGAATGGTTTGGATTGATCGAATCCCTCCTTAAACTGCCTGACGTTTCCCGCCAATATGTTCTGGTTATTTTATTTACGGAAATTAATTGGTTTTTTCAAACCGATAAAGATTGGACCCAAAAACATTTGTTACCAATTTTTCACAGCAGCAAATCTATCGACCGCGACGCTGCGTGGTCCGGTTTTTTAGAAATTCGCGAGCTTCCTTGTACGGAAATATTTAAAACCATAAAAGACGATCTGTTCACAATTGTTAAAACTCTCCCAGCTTTTTACCTAAAAAATATTGATCGCTATGCTAAGATAATTCTAGATTTATGGGACAATACGGATGATAACACAGAAGAAAAACTTATTACAGATGAAGAATTACATGATTTACTATTAAAATCCAACAATCGATTCCGAATAATCATTTCAAGTCACCTTAAGTCCGAATTTCGAAGGAATAATAATCCTTCCGATCAATCGAAATTATGCTTAGCTAAACTTTTAAAAATTTGGCCAAAGCAGATAAAAGCCTGGTCACCTGAAGTATCAGCTATTTTTTGCGAATTACTTCTATGGAGTGGTGCGCAATTTCCTATTCTACTAAAATTGGTGATAAACCACTTGAATAAAATATATGACATAAACCAATTAGATTTTGGTGACATCACCACGCCTTATTTTGGCAATAAAATTATTCAGGATTATCCGAAAGAATTATTGGAATTGCTATTTAAAGTTTTGCCGAATGATACTCGTCAACATGCTACTCGTCAACGACCTTTCAAAATAGCTGAAATACTGCAAAAAATAGTCGAATCTGATAACAGCCTAGAAACGGATGAGCGTTACATAGAATTAAAACGCCGCTATTCTATTTGA
- a CDS encoding M55 family metallopeptidase, with translation MKIYISADIEGVAGVVIPQQCSSGNAEYERARRLMTNEVNAAVTGAFEAGAKEVVVNDSHGAMVNLVPELLHPDAELIQGKPKPQNMACGLADGGFNMVFLVGHHAGASLEGVLAHTTNSRAFRAVYLGDKRLGEPGIYGAYAGELGIPVGLLTGDNCLEEQNREFFPKARFATVKHAYANRAARSLSPTKSCEKIKAAAFEAVKNRHEMKPFIIRPPFMVKFEVLWPALADQAAHLPPAKRIDAVTIGFDCNSVRDAIGWMSAVSALAASVM, from the coding sequence ATGAAAATTTACATTTCAGCCGATATTGAGGGGGTGGCCGGTGTTGTTATCCCTCAGCAATGTTCATCCGGCAATGCCGAATATGAGCGGGCGCGCCGCCTGATGACCAACGAAGTCAATGCTGCTGTTACCGGTGCATTTGAAGCCGGTGCAAAAGAGGTTGTTGTGAACGATTCCCATGGTGCAATGGTCAATCTCGTTCCCGAACTCCTCCATCCCGATGCCGAACTTATTCAGGGAAAACCGAAACCGCAAAATATGGCTTGCGGTCTTGCCGATGGCGGTTTCAACATGGTTTTTCTTGTTGGCCACCATGCCGGAGCAAGCCTTGAAGGTGTGCTTGCCCACACCACTAATAGCCGCGCTTTCCGTGCTGTCTATCTTGGCGACAAACGATTGGGTGAACCCGGCATTTATGGCGCCTATGCGGGTGAACTTGGTATCCCTGTCGGGCTTTTAACCGGCGACAATTGCCTTGAAGAACAAAACAGGGAATTCTTCCCCAAAGCGAGATTTGCAACGGTCAAACATGCTTATGCCAATCGTGCTGCGCGTTCTCTTTCGCCCACAAAATCGTGCGAAAAAATAAAAGCAGCCGCCTTTGAAGCTGTTAAAAACAGGCATGAAATGAAGCCCTTTATTATACGCCCACCTTTTATGGTGAAATTCGAGGTTCTTTGGCCAGCTCTTGCCGATCAGGCTGCACATCTACCTCCGGCCAAGCGTATTGACGCGGTAACAATCGGCTTTGACTGCAATTCGGTTCGTGATGCAATCGGTTGGATGAGCGCTGTTTCTGCACTTGCCGCTTCAGTCATGTGA
- a CDS encoding ABC transporter substrate-binding protein has protein sequence MTLTVWGLDQKPFFDTSAEQNGRIHVEKNEDAIKAIPQDYHFVNQDKLTVAVTPSDPPLSFYASDAITPIGSEVDFASAIAESLGKQLELVPIPWIDWSLGLSSGKYDAVLANIGVTEARKKKFDFSTYRQGIHGFYVKSDSPIKKIEKPEDLAGYRVIVGGGTNQERIMLRWNEIVTREKLKPIALQDYDDSAAKLLALQSGRADVIVGPHAQLVYFALRDHNLRKAGTLIAGWPDRSDVSVVTRKSSGLAEPITTAINGLIKSGAYEKILSRWHLEDEALDVSETNSKGMAEE, from the coding sequence ATGACGTTGACCGTATGGGGGCTCGACCAGAAGCCATTTTTTGACACCTCTGCCGAACAGAATGGACGCATCCACGTCGAAAAAAACGAAGATGCAATCAAGGCCATTCCGCAAGACTATCATTTCGTCAATCAAGACAAACTGACTGTTGCTGTTACTCCGAGTGATCCGCCATTATCATTTTACGCAAGTGACGCAATAACGCCCATCGGTTCGGAAGTAGACTTTGCTTCGGCAATAGCTGAAAGTCTTGGAAAACAGCTCGAGCTTGTTCCCATACCGTGGATTGATTGGTCACTTGGCCTGTCATCGGGGAAATATGATGCCGTTCTTGCCAATATCGGTGTCACCGAAGCGCGCAAGAAAAAGTTCGATTTCTCGACCTATCGTCAAGGCATTCACGGCTTTTATGTAAAAAGCGACAGTCCGATCAAAAAAATCGAAAAGCCGGAAGATCTCGCCGGATATCGGGTCATTGTCGGTGGCGGCACCAATCAGGAACGCATTATGCTGCGCTGGAATGAAATCGTTACCCGTGAAAAGCTGAAGCCGATCGCACTTCAAGACTATGACGATAGTGCCGCAAAACTTCTTGCTCTCCAGTCAGGGCGGGCAGATGTCATTGTCGGCCCGCATGCGCAATTGGTCTATTTTGCATTGCGCGACCACAATTTGCGCAAAGCCGGAACCCTTATTGCCGGCTGGCCGGATCGTTCCGATGTTTCGGTTGTAACAAGAAAATCAAGCGGTCTTGCCGAACCGATTACCACTGCAATCAACGGACTTATAAAGTCGGGTGCTTATGAAAAAATTCTCTCCAGATGGCATCTGGAAGATGAAGCTCTCGACGTTTCAGAAACCAATTCCAAAGGCATGGCAGAAGAATAG
- a CDS encoding isoaspartyl peptidase/L-asparaginase family protein: MSSPVKPVIAIHGGAGTMRSKDMTEEKERAYRHGLTLALEAGRAVLKANGSAVDAVTASVMALEDDPLFNAGRGAVYTTKRTQEMDAAIMDGRDRNAGAVAGIFGPRHPVLAARAVMEKTEHVFLAGEGANEFCREIGLEIKPAEWFYTERRMKALEQEMERRRNGGEENDPSRRHGTVGAVACDVFGHVAAATSTGGMTAKFPGRVGDSPVIGAGTWADDKTCAVSATGHGEYFIRYAAAHEIDARIRWGKETLEEAAQSVVKDLAKIGGEGGLIAVNAKGEVCLPFNSEGMYRAWMGQDGEIHTGIY; encoded by the coding sequence ATGTCGTCTCCTGTAAAACCGGTTATCGCCATTCATGGTGGCGCCGGCACAATGCGCTCGAAAGATATGACGGAAGAAAAGGAAAGAGCCTATCGTCATGGGCTGACATTGGCACTTGAGGCAGGGCGCGCTGTACTGAAGGCGAATGGCTCGGCCGTTGACGCGGTCACCGCTTCCGTTATGGCACTGGAAGACGATCCGCTTTTCAATGCCGGTCGTGGTGCTGTTTATACCACCAAACGCACGCAGGAAATGGATGCCGCCATCATGGACGGGCGCGACAGGAATGCCGGTGCCGTTGCCGGAATTTTCGGGCCGCGTCATCCGGTTCTTGCAGCCCGCGCCGTCATGGAAAAAACCGAACATGTTTTTCTTGCAGGTGAAGGGGCCAATGAATTTTGTCGCGAGATCGGGCTTGAGATCAAACCGGCCGAATGGTTTTATACCGAACGGCGCATGAAAGCGCTTGAACAGGAAATGGAGCGGCGTCGCAATGGTGGCGAAGAAAATGATCCCTCACGTCGCCACGGCACAGTCGGCGCGGTTGCCTGTGATGTTTTTGGCCATGTGGCTGCGGCAACATCCACCGGCGGAATGACTGCCAAGTTCCCCGGTCGTGTCGGCGATAGTCCGGTTATCGGTGCCGGAACATGGGCAGATGACAAAACCTGTGCAGTTTCGGCAACCGGACATGGCGAATATTTCATCCGCTATGCCGCAGCGCACGAAATTGACGCCCGTATCCGCTGGGGAAAAGAAACACTTGAAGAAGCCGCGCAATCGGTTGTCAAAGATCTCGCAAAAATCGGCGGCGAGGGCGGGCTTATCGCCGTTAATGCCAAGGGCGAAGTGTGCCTGCCTTTCAATAGCGAGGGAATGTATCGCGCATGGATGGGCCAAGATGGTGAAATCCATACTGGCATCTATTGA
- a CDS encoding histidine phosphatase family protein produces the protein MAEIIIMTHGMTRAEQRGIFPGNESLDSDVLLPENFSVQKGMNIVCANLTSSIRTVELLGLDFKIDFSIPVIDYGHWQRKALKELANEEEDELEQWLSDPYSAPHGGTSFKTLYDKTAEWLEHTNYAEPTLIVADANFLRMVMIEVLKAPLSSLFKIDIAPLTSIKFVKRHDHSKISLFPSNIE, from the coding sequence ATGGCGGAAATTATTATTATGACTCATGGCATGACACGTGCCGAACAGCGCGGCATTTTTCCCGGTAATGAAAGTCTTGATAGCGACGTCCTTTTGCCTGAAAATTTTTCGGTTCAAAAGGGCATGAATATTGTTTGCGCCAATCTTACCTCGTCTATCCGCACGGTCGAGTTATTGGGGCTTGATTTCAAAATAGATTTCTCAATTCCTGTTATCGATTACGGGCATTGGCAAAGAAAAGCCTTGAAAGAACTCGCAAATGAAGAGGAAGACGAGCTTGAACAATGGTTGAGTGACCCTTATTCTGCCCCACATGGGGGAACCTCTTTCAAAACCCTTTATGACAAGACCGCAGAATGGCTTGAACATACGAATTATGCCGAACCGACATTGATCGTGGCCGATGCCAATTTTTTGCGAATGGTTATGATTGAAGTGTTGAAAGCACCGCTTTCATCTTTATTCAAAATTGATATTGCTCCGCTCACATCTATAAAATTTGTGAAACGTCACGATCATTCAAAGATTTCATTGTTCCCCTCAAATATCGAATGA
- a CDS encoding PLP-dependent cysteine synthase family protein: MKIHHNITELIGKTPLVELHHYRKKHHLKSRIIAKLEYLNPAGSIKDRAALNMINEAEKSGKLKKGDTIVDVTSGNTGIALAAVAAAKGYKTKFYVSDNISADKIKLLKLYGAEVVAVENAFFMDPEALEKMAARIVSENPDAFFIDQLANPDNPKVHIVSTGPEIWEDTDGQVDILVCAMGTGGTVSGTGKYLKSKNPKIKVVIAEPAETSLPSEENPYPDEIDGVHKVSEVPPESLPKNYAAEVVDEIFSLDTADALNVQRDLLTTEGIFPGVSAAAILWTATRLAEREENKGKMIVAIFPDSGERYLSAATKN; the protein is encoded by the coding sequence ATGAAAATCCATCACAATATCACCGAACTCATCGGCAAGACCCCACTTGTCGAGCTTCATCACTACCGCAAAAAACATCATTTGAAATCACGTATTATTGCCAAACTGGAATATCTCAATCCGGCAGGTAGTATAAAAGACCGTGCCGCTCTGAATATGATTAATGAGGCGGAAAAATCCGGCAAGCTGAAAAAGGGCGATACCATTGTCGATGTTACAAGCGGAAATACAGGCATTGCGCTTGCCGCTGTGGCGGCGGCCAAAGGCTATAAAACGAAATTCTATGTAAGCGATAATATCAGCGCCGACAAAATAAAACTTCTCAAGCTTTATGGTGCAGAAGTGGTTGCGGTTGAAAACGCTTTTTTCATGGATCCGGAAGCATTGGAAAAAATGGCTGCCCGCATTGTTTCGGAAAATCCGGACGCCTTTTTTATCGACCAATTGGCCAATCCCGATAATCCGAAGGTTCATATTGTCTCGACCGGTCCTGAAATCTGGGAAGATACAGATGGTCAGGTGGATATTCTGGTCTGTGCCATGGGCACAGGCGGAACAGTGTCGGGAACCGGAAAATATTTGAAATCGAAAAATCCGAAAATCAAAGTTGTTATTGCAGAACCGGCAGAAACCTCGCTTCCAAGTGAAGAAAATCCTTATCCCGATGAAATCGACGGCGTGCACAAGGTAAGTGAAGTGCCGCCAGAGTCTCTGCCAAAGAACTATGCGGCAGAAGTGGTTGATGAAATTTTTTCACTCGATACTGCTGATGCTCTTAATGTTCAGCGTGATCTCTTAACCACAGAGGGAATATTCCCCGGTGTTTCAGCCGCTGCCATTTTATGGACAGCAACCCGCCTTGCCGAACGGGAAGAAAATAAAGGCAAAATGATTGTGGCAATTTTCCCTGATAGTGGCGAACGTTATTTGAGTGCTGCAACAAAGAATTAA